The sequence CCATCGCACGCAACCTGCTGGAGATGTCCGAGCTCAAGGTGCCGATCATCTGCACCGTGATCGGCGAAGGCGGTTCCGGCGGCGCGCTCGCCATCGGCGTCGGCGACCGCACGCTGATGCTCGAATACAGCACCTACTCGGTGATCACCCCCGAAGGCTGCGCCTCGATCCTGTGGAAGACCGCCGAGAAGGCGAAGGACGCGGCGGAGCAGTTGGGCATGACGGCCAAGCGCCTGAAGGAACTCGGCCTGATCGACAAGATCGTGCGCGAGCCCATCGGCGGCGCGCACCGCAAGCCGAAGCAGATGGCCACGCGCCTGAAGGCCGTGCTGGTCAACGAAATCGATGCGCTGTCGCAGGTGCCGGTGCCGGAACTGGTCGAACGCCGCTATCGCCGTTTGCGTTCCTACGGTGCCTACGAGGCGGCCTGACGCATGAGTCCGCTGCTGATCCTCTCGGTGGCGCTGCAGATCGCATGCGCCGTCCATGTCGTGCGCACCGGGCGCCCGATGTACTGGATCTTCATCCTGCTCGTCGGCTCGTTCATCGGCATCGCGGTGTATTTCTTCGCCGAGATCCTGCCCAACATCGGCAGCAGCCGGACGGCGCGTCGTGCCGTGCGCGGCGTGCGCGATCGCGTCGATCCCGAACACGGCAAGCGCCGCGCCGCGCGCCAGCTCGAAGTGGCCGACACCCTCGACAACCGCCGCCGCCTGGCCGAACAGAGCATGGCCAGCGGCGATTACCAGCAGGCGCTGGCGCTGTACCAAAAGTCGCTCACGGGGCTTTACAAGACCGACCCGGACCTGATGCTGGGGGTCGCGCAGGCGCAGTTCGCGCTGTCGCAGCCGGCCCAGGCGCGCGCGACGCTGGACGCCCTGATCGCCGCGAACCCGAACTTCCGTTCCAGCGAAGGCCACCTGCTCTACGCGCGCGCCGTCGAAGCCACCGGCGACATCGACGCCGCACTGCACGAGTACGACGCCGTGGCGCAGGACTTCCCCGGCGAAGAAGGCCGCGTGCGATACGCACAGCTGCTCAAGCGCGCAGGCCAGCGCGCAAAGGCGGCCGAGGTCTTCAACGAATCCATCAAGCGCACCTCGCTCGCGCCCAAGTACTACCAGCGCGACCAACGCGCATGGGTCGATCTCGCCAAGCGCGAGCTGCAGGACCTCGCCTGACGCCGGCGGTCGCACGATGTCGACCGCCCCGTTCCTTCCGATCCGCCTGCCCGCGCTGGGCCGTGACAGCGAAATCGTCGTTGCACTGAGCGGCGGGCTGGACTCCACCGTGCTGCTGCATGCGCTCGCCGCGATGCCCGAAGCGCGCGCGCATGGCCTGCGCGCCGTGCACGTGCACCATGGGCTGAGCGGTACCGCCGATGCGTGGGTCGCCGACTGCGAGCGCTTGTGCGCCTCGTTGCAGGTGCCCTTGCGCGTGTTGCGCGTGCAAGTGGATCGCCGCTCCGGCCTCGGCCTCGAAGGAGCAGCGCGCGAAGCACGCCATGCGGCACTCGCGGCAGAACTGCGCCCGGGCGACCTGCTCGCCCTCGCCCACCATCGCGACGACCAGGCCGAAACCTTCCTGCTGCGTGCCTTGCGCGCCTCCGGCCCCGACGGACTCGCCGCGATGCGGATGCTGCGGCCCTTCGCGCAAGGCTTCCTGTGGCGCCCGCTGCTCGACGTCGCGCGCGAAGACCTGCATGCGTATGCGACAGCGCATGCGCTCGAATGGATCGAGGACCCCGCGAACGCCTCGCTCGAACACGACCGCAACTTCCTGCGCCATCGCGTCCTGCCGTTGCTGCGCGAACGCTGGCCGCATGCCGACGCCGCCTTCGCCCGCGCCGCCGCACTCAACGCTGATGCCGCCGACCTG comes from Lysobacter sp. KIS68-7 and encodes:
- a CDS encoding tetratricopeptide repeat protein; the encoded protein is MSPLLILSVALQIACAVHVVRTGRPMYWIFILLVGSFIGIAVYFFAEILPNIGSSRTARRAVRGVRDRVDPEHGKRRAARQLEVADTLDNRRRLAEQSMASGDYQQALALYQKSLTGLYKTDPDLMLGVAQAQFALSQPAQARATLDALIAANPNFRSSEGHLLYARAVEATGDIDAALHEYDAVAQDFPGEEGRVRYAQLLKRAGQRAKAAEVFNESIKRTSLAPKYYQRDQRAWVDLAKRELQDLA
- the tilS gene encoding tRNA lysidine(34) synthetase TilS codes for the protein MSTAPFLPIRLPALGRDSEIVVALSGGLDSTVLLHALAAMPEARAHGLRAVHVHHGLSGTADAWVADCERLCASLQVPLRVLRVQVDRRSGLGLEGAAREARHAALAAELRPGDLLALAHHRDDQAETFLLRALRASGPDGLAAMRMLRPFAQGFLWRPLLDVAREDLHAYATAHALEWIEDPANASLEHDRNFLRHRVLPLLRERWPHADAAFARAAALNADAADLLREDDRIALDAARTDAPDVLSTDALRTLAAPRRARVLRQWIASLDLPPLPAEGIAQIESDLALPAPDTDFVFAWSGAELRRWRGRLRAARASTPMPPHWSDAWDGRAPLILPDGGALELIGTPAFDAPLQVRLRAGGERIVLPGRTHSHSLKHALQDAAIPPWERERLPLLCDAEGTVLAAGDRLLSATLDAWLQSHNAHLRWLPPSR